One window from the genome of Spirosoma rhododendri encodes:
- a CDS encoding glycerate kinase gives MRIILAPDKFRGSLSARKAARAMAEGVRLALPDAELIRLPLADGGEGTACVLTRATGGSWHAVDVQDPLGRTIEAGFGLAGDGKTAFIDMASASGLILLAPDERNPLNTSTYGTGQLISRAMETGVKHIVLGIGGSATTDAGVGMAAALGWQLLDEYDAELPPVGGSLNRLARLVPPTNSPVDDVWFSVACDVLNPLYGPEGAAYVYGPQKGATPAQVEQLDAGLQQFAQVIREQFGYELGNVPGAGAAGGLGAGCLFFLQAGLRPGSELVLDTIGFDQHLIGTDLILTGEGKLDSQTAQGKLLHGLTSRAGDVPVVAICGSVDLSPEAIDDLGLRAAFSIQTQPQSIDVALQTAYDDLRTATFNVCRLFSK, from the coding sequence CCGAAGGCGTACGGCTTGCCTTGCCCGATGCCGAACTGATTCGACTCCCACTCGCCGACGGTGGCGAGGGAACCGCCTGCGTGCTGACCCGCGCAACGGGCGGCAGTTGGCATGCCGTTGACGTGCAGGATCCACTGGGACGCACCATCGAAGCGGGCTTTGGGCTGGCCGGTGATGGCAAGACGGCCTTCATCGACATGGCAAGTGCCTCGGGGCTGATTCTACTGGCACCCGACGAACGAAACCCACTCAACACAAGCACCTACGGTACCGGACAGCTCATCAGCCGGGCTATGGAAACCGGGGTCAAACACATTGTACTGGGCATTGGCGGCAGTGCCACCACCGACGCAGGCGTTGGCATGGCGGCTGCGCTGGGCTGGCAACTGCTCGATGAATATGATGCCGAATTGCCGCCCGTCGGTGGAAGTCTGAACCGGCTGGCCCGGCTTGTTCCCCCTACCAACTCACCGGTCGACGATGTCTGGTTTTCGGTTGCCTGCGACGTACTGAATCCGTTGTACGGTCCGGAAGGAGCCGCTTACGTGTATGGCCCGCAGAAAGGGGCTACGCCAGCGCAGGTTGAGCAGCTGGACGCCGGACTACAGCAGTTCGCGCAGGTGATTCGTGAGCAGTTTGGGTACGAGCTGGGCAACGTACCCGGTGCCGGAGCAGCCGGAGGGCTGGGGGCTGGCTGCCTGTTTTTTCTGCAAGCCGGTTTGCGCCCCGGCAGTGAGCTGGTACTCGATACGATCGGGTTCGATCAGCACCTGATCGGCACCGACCTGATTCTGACCGGTGAGGGAAAACTCGACAGTCAGACGGCGCAGGGTAAACTACTCCATGGCCTGACGAGCCGGGCGGGCGATGTGCCGGTTGTGGCGATATGCGGCTCGGTCGATCTGTCGCCGGAGGCTATCGACGACCTTGGTTTGCGGGCCGCCTTTTCCATTCAGACTCAGCCGCAGTCTATCGATGTAGCGCTGCAAACTGCCTACGACGACCTGCGCACGGCAACCTTTAACGTCTGCCGGTTGTTTTCTAAGTAG
- the uvrC gene encoding excinuclease ABC subunit UvrC, protein MPEFDYKKELTKVPHEPGVYRYFDATGEVIYVGKAKDLKNRVSSYFTNSKQHDRKTLRLVSQIRKLEFTIVHTEFDALLLENQLIKRYQPKFNILLRDDKTYPFVCVTDEPFPRVITTRRIDRKQGTFYGPFANLKPMYTVLDMFSQLFTIRTCNYNLTPENIEAGKFKVCLEYHIGNCKGPCEGKQSESDYDSDIEQVHHILKGNLKPAQEYFKSRMLEAANGLAFEQAQKQKEKMDVLQRFQSKSTVVNPKIADADVFSIASDETAAYVNFMKVVNGTIVQAHTVEIKKKLEETDADLLAMLIVEFRGQYGSQAKEIITNIQPDVDLQLEVTIPQIGDKKKLLDMSLKNVLYFRRERQERAAAEATANASKKDRVLIRLKQDLQLKTIPNRIECFDNSNIQGTNPVSAMVCFLGGKPANKEYRHFSIKTVVGPNDFASMYEVVTRRYTRVLEEQTDMPDLIVIDGGKGQLSAACDALKAMNLYGKVPIIGIAKRLEEIYFPEDNLPLYIDKKSESLKLIQRIRDEAHRFAITYHRDKRSRNSLISELENVEGIGKKTAAKLLKHFKGVSKIREASLDEVIEVVGKDRANKLKVYFDTIESK, encoded by the coding sequence ATGCCCGAATTCGACTACAAGAAAGAACTAACAAAAGTCCCGCACGAACCGGGGGTTTACCGCTATTTCGACGCGACAGGCGAGGTTATCTACGTCGGGAAAGCCAAGGACCTGAAAAACCGGGTCAGCAGCTATTTCACCAACTCCAAGCAGCACGACCGCAAAACGCTGCGGCTGGTCAGCCAGATTCGGAAGCTCGAATTCACCATCGTGCACACGGAATTCGACGCCCTGCTGCTCGAAAACCAGCTCATCAAACGCTACCAGCCGAAATTCAATATTCTGCTGCGCGACGACAAAACCTACCCCTTCGTCTGCGTCACCGACGAACCGTTTCCGCGCGTCATCACGACCCGGCGCATCGACCGCAAGCAGGGCACGTTCTACGGCCCGTTTGCTAATCTGAAGCCGATGTACACGGTGCTGGATATGTTCAGCCAGCTATTTACGATTCGTACCTGCAACTACAACCTGACGCCCGAAAACATCGAAGCGGGCAAGTTTAAAGTTTGTCTGGAATACCACATCGGCAACTGCAAGGGGCCCTGTGAAGGAAAGCAGTCGGAGAGCGATTATGACAGCGACATCGAGCAGGTGCACCATATTCTGAAGGGTAATCTGAAACCGGCGCAGGAGTATTTTAAGAGCCGGATGCTGGAAGCAGCCAATGGCCTGGCCTTTGAACAGGCACAGAAGCAAAAGGAAAAGATGGACGTGCTGCAACGCTTCCAGAGCAAGTCGACGGTCGTAAACCCGAAAATCGCCGACGCCGACGTGTTTTCGATTGCCTCCGATGAGACAGCGGCTTACGTCAACTTTATGAAAGTCGTCAACGGTACCATCGTGCAGGCCCATACCGTTGAGATCAAGAAAAAACTGGAAGAGACCGACGCTGATCTGCTCGCAATGCTGATCGTCGAGTTTCGCGGACAGTACGGCAGTCAGGCGAAGGAAATCATCACCAACATCCAGCCCGACGTCGATTTGCAGCTGGAAGTAACGATTCCGCAGATCGGCGACAAGAAGAAACTGCTGGATATGTCGCTTAAGAACGTGCTGTATTTCCGGCGCGAACGGCAGGAGCGTGCTGCCGCCGAAGCCACCGCCAACGCCAGCAAGAAAGATCGCGTACTGATCCGGCTCAAGCAGGACTTGCAGCTCAAGACCATTCCCAACCGCATCGAGTGTTTCGATAACTCTAACATTCAGGGCACCAACCCCGTCTCGGCGATGGTTTGTTTCCTCGGCGGCAAACCAGCCAACAAGGAGTACCGCCACTTTTCGATCAAAACGGTCGTTGGCCCCAACGACTTCGCCAGTATGTACGAGGTCGTGACCCGGCGGTATACCCGTGTGCTCGAAGAGCAGACCGACATGCCCGATCTGATCGTGATCGACGGCGGCAAAGGCCAGCTTAGTGCCGCCTGTGACGCACTCAAGGCGATGAACCTGTACGGAAAGGTGCCAATCATCGGTATTGCCAAACGGCTGGAAGAAATTTATTTCCCCGAAGACAACCTCCCGTTATACATCGATAAAAAGTCGGAATCGCTCAAACTCATCCAGCGCATCCGCGACGAAGCCCACCGATTCGCCATCACCTACCACCGCGACAAGCGCAGCCGCAATAGCCTTATCAGCGAACTGGAAAACGTGGAAGGTATCGGCAAGAAAACGGCGGCCAAACTGCTGAAGCATTTCAAAGGCGTCAGCAAAATCCGCGAAGCGTCGCTCGATGAAGTAATTGAGGTTGTCGGAAAAGACCGCGCCAACAAGCTGAAGGTGTATTTCGATACGATTGAGAGCAAGTAG
- a CDS encoding sialidase/neuraminidase family protein: MKTLFSLTLLSLSITPMVQAQTGSAAEPVRYVGGVTVDPTMHEGRLRYAIGVENRQTMRANRTHPEQADGYGWTYNHASNLGYWNGRFYQQYLSNPADEHVAPGQTLLVTSTDGRTWDKPQVVFPPYKAPEGVMIPEGYHGYMMHQRMGFYTAPDGRLLTVAFYGHTDDPFGKGGIGRVVREIHKDGTFGPIYFIRYSSYNNWNETNTSYPFYKKSPDAGFVNACDALLADKLMTFQWWDEDNGKDGFYGDNKAGQALSYYHRKDGQVVALWKKSLTGLSADGGTTFSAPVKVPTLLMSGGKVWGQRTDDGRYAISYNPIETTQYRYPLAIISGDDGIVFDNLLLVSGEVPPRRFTGRWKDFGPCYMRGIEEGNGNPPGSDMWMTYSVNKEDIWVSRIPTPIRYAVTGPVAETFDKLAPGGTVTDWNIYAPKWAPVTLVQTPGASGLCLELRDTDPYDYARAIRVFKESRTATIQLRLYADPKNTGDLDIDLTDRYGNRPVRLRYTAKNQLVAVDGGTEKVVQSMQPGQWYTLQLTVSASAMGNYSLRVNDKPVLTNARLAEAVESVERLSLRTGPYRNLPNRQTQNETNDPPLPGCDEQTTPTLFYIDDVRLSGK, translated from the coding sequence ATGAAAACTCTTTTTTCTCTAACCCTGCTCAGTCTGAGTATTACTCCGATGGTGCAGGCCCAAACCGGTAGTGCGGCCGAGCCGGTGCGCTATGTCGGTGGCGTTACGGTTGATCCGACAATGCACGAAGGGCGTCTCCGCTACGCTATCGGCGTCGAAAACCGGCAGACAATGCGTGCCAACCGCACGCACCCCGAACAGGCCGATGGCTATGGCTGGACGTATAACCACGCGTCGAACCTGGGATACTGGAACGGCCGGTTTTATCAGCAGTACCTGAGCAACCCCGCCGACGAACACGTGGCACCGGGGCAAACCCTACTCGTAACCTCAACGGATGGCCGCACCTGGGACAAACCGCAGGTAGTTTTCCCGCCCTACAAAGCCCCCGAGGGCGTCATGATTCCGGAAGGCTACCACGGCTACATGATGCATCAGCGCATGGGCTTTTACACCGCTCCCGACGGCCGCCTTTTGACCGTAGCCTTTTATGGGCATACCGATGACCCATTCGGGAAAGGCGGCATCGGCCGCGTGGTGCGGGAGATTCACAAAGACGGCACGTTTGGCCCGATCTATTTCATCCGATACAGCAGCTACAACAACTGGAACGAGACTAACACCAGCTATCCATTCTACAAAAAATCGCCCGACGCCGGGTTCGTTAACGCCTGCGATGCGCTCTTGGCCGACAAGCTGATGACGTTTCAGTGGTGGGATGAGGACAACGGCAAAGACGGATTCTACGGCGACAACAAAGCAGGGCAGGCACTCTCCTACTACCATCGCAAAGACGGGCAGGTTGTAGCGCTCTGGAAAAAGTCGCTGACGGGACTATCGGCCGACGGGGGCACCACCTTTTCCGCACCCGTCAAAGTGCCTACCCTGCTCATGTCGGGCGGCAAGGTGTGGGGGCAGCGCACCGACGACGGCCGTTACGCCATCTCGTACAACCCCATCGAAACGACGCAGTACCGCTACCCACTCGCTATCATTTCGGGCGACGACGGCATCGTGTTCGATAACCTGTTGCTTGTCAGTGGCGAAGTTCCGCCCCGACGATTTACGGGCCGCTGGAAAGATTTTGGCCCCTGCTACATGCGCGGTATTGAGGAAGGAAACGGCAATCCGCCCGGCTCGGATATGTGGATGACGTACAGCGTCAATAAGGAAGACATCTGGGTTTCCCGTATTCCAACCCCCATCCGTTACGCCGTGACCGGCCCCGTCGCCGAAACGTTTGATAAGCTGGCACCGGGGGGTACGGTTACCGACTGGAATATCTACGCACCAAAGTGGGCACCGGTTACACTGGTGCAGACGCCCGGCGCGTCGGGCCTGTGCCTGGAACTGCGCGACACCGACCCCTACGACTACGCCCGTGCGATTCGGGTGTTCAAAGAAAGCCGTACGGCTACCATACAGTTGCGCCTGTACGCCGACCCTAAAAATACCGGTGACCTCGACATCGACCTGACGGATCGCTACGGCAATCGGCCTGTCCGGCTTCGGTATACCGCCAAAAATCAATTGGTAGCCGTAGATGGCGGCACAGAAAAAGTCGTTCAGTCGATGCAACCGGGCCAGTGGTACACGCTGCAACTCACGGTCAGTGCGTCGGCGATGGGAAATTACAGCCTGCGCGTCAACGACAAACCCGTACTGACCAACGCCCGCCTGGCCGAAGCGGTTGAATCGGTTGAACGGCTGTCGCTACGTACCGGGCCGTACCGGAATCTGCCCAACCGACAGACCCAGAACGAAACCAACGATCCGCCCCTGCCCGGCTGCGACGAACAGACAACACCCACCCTTTTCTACATCGACGACGTCCGGCTTTCCGGTAAATAA
- a CDS encoding GH92 family glycosyl hydrolase — MKFIQRLSLLTAVAIGLIASPGAFAQSSAKPKQSGTPAPGVTQYVDPFIGTGFHGHVFLGANVPFGAVQLGPTLLGPMGLADGWDWCSGYHNTDSLLIGFSHTHLSGTGIGDLGDVLIMPTTGPVHLTKGKPRDSQSGYASHFVHSDETARPGYYAVKLPRYNVGAELTATERVGMHRYTFPKTSDAHILIDLEQGIGWDKSTETKLEKLNDSTLVGYRFSKGWAADQRLFFAIVLSRPVASFALYDDQTAATGQSLTSAKTKGVLSFATKAGETVQLKVGISPVSADNALANIRAEIPGWNFNQVRADADAVWNRELGKVQVKSADRSRLTTFYTALYHTMIAPSIFNDHNGDYRGTDKKVYSKAPFTNLTTFSLWDTYRAANPLYTLVQPQRVGDMVNSMLAIGEQQGSLPIWPLMGNETNTMPGNSSLPIISDAILKRIPGIDANRAYTAMKASAMRDPRGLKWARNLQFIPADSMVESVAQGLEYAIDDWAVAQVAKKLGKTDDYAYFSKRAKAYQHYFDPATKFMRGRVSETAWRTPFSPVVSRHMKDDFAEGNAWQYTWLVPQDVEGLMALMGGEQAFTKKLDSLFVVKSDMGAEASNDITGLIGQYAHGNEPSHHITYLYAYAGQPWKTADKVRYIMDSLYSARPDGLCGNEDVGQMSAWYVLSAMGFYPVNPANGAYVFGSPLFDAVTLSLPGNKSFSINVRNNSTKNRYIKAMTLNGKPYARSYIHHQDLLNGGTLVIDMSDKPSTTWGTAPTDRPRSVY; from the coding sequence ATGAAGTTCATTCAACGCCTATCGCTGCTCACAGCAGTTGCAATCGGGCTTATCGCATCCCCCGGCGCGTTCGCCCAGTCGTCGGCGAAACCGAAACAATCCGGCACACCCGCCCCCGGCGTCACGCAGTATGTCGACCCATTTATTGGCACGGGTTTTCACGGTCACGTGTTTCTGGGTGCGAACGTACCGTTTGGAGCGGTGCAGCTTGGCCCTACGTTGCTGGGTCCGATGGGGCTGGCCGACGGTTGGGACTGGTGTTCCGGCTACCACAACACCGACTCGCTACTGATTGGCTTTTCGCACACGCACCTCAGCGGCACGGGCATTGGCGACCTCGGCGATGTATTGATTATGCCCACCACGGGCCCGGTTCATCTGACCAAAGGAAAACCGCGCGACAGCCAGAGCGGCTACGCGTCCCACTTCGTCCATAGCGACGAAACCGCGCGTCCCGGCTATTACGCCGTCAAATTACCCCGCTATAACGTCGGTGCCGAACTCACGGCGACGGAACGCGTTGGCATGCACCGCTACACATTTCCCAAAACCAGCGACGCACACATACTGATTGATCTGGAGCAGGGTATCGGCTGGGATAAATCGACCGAAACAAAGCTGGAAAAACTGAACGACAGCACACTCGTCGGTTACCGCTTTTCGAAGGGCTGGGCCGCCGATCAACGGTTGTTTTTCGCTATCGTTTTGTCCCGCCCCGTCGCCAGCTTCGCGCTATACGACGATCAGACAGCCGCCACCGGCCAGAGCCTGACCAGCGCCAAAACGAAGGGTGTACTGAGCTTTGCCACGAAAGCGGGGGAAACGGTCCAGCTGAAAGTAGGCATCTCGCCCGTCAGCGCCGACAACGCACTGGCCAACATTCGGGCGGAAATACCGGGTTGGAATTTCAATCAGGTGCGGGCCGATGCAGATGCCGTCTGGAACCGGGAGTTGGGCAAGGTGCAGGTCAAGTCAGCAGACCGGAGCCGGTTGACTACGTTCTACACGGCCCTGTACCATACCATGATTGCCCCGTCTATCTTCAACGACCACAACGGCGACTACCGGGGCACCGACAAAAAAGTGTACTCCAAAGCACCGTTCACCAATCTGACGACTTTTTCGCTCTGGGATACCTACCGGGCCGCCAATCCGCTCTACACGTTGGTACAGCCCCAGCGCGTCGGCGATATGGTCAATTCGATGCTTGCGATCGGTGAACAGCAGGGAAGTCTGCCGATCTGGCCGTTAATGGGAAACGAAACCAACACTATGCCCGGTAACAGTTCACTACCGATTATTTCTGACGCCATTTTGAAACGCATTCCGGGTATCGACGCCAACCGGGCCTACACAGCCATGAAAGCCAGTGCCATGCGCGACCCCCGAGGCTTGAAGTGGGCCAGAAACTTACAGTTTATCCCGGCCGACAGTATGGTTGAGAGCGTAGCGCAAGGGCTTGAATACGCCATCGACGACTGGGCCGTCGCACAGGTGGCCAAGAAACTGGGCAAAACCGACGACTACGCTTACTTCAGCAAACGCGCCAAAGCCTACCAGCACTACTTCGACCCAGCGACTAAGTTTATGCGTGGCAGAGTATCGGAAACAGCCTGGCGAACACCATTCAGCCCGGTGGTGTCGCGCCATATGAAAGACGACTTCGCTGAAGGTAACGCCTGGCAATATACCTGGCTGGTGCCGCAGGACGTCGAAGGATTGATGGCACTCATGGGTGGCGAACAGGCGTTCACGAAAAAACTGGATTCGCTATTTGTTGTGAAGAGCGACATGGGCGCCGAAGCATCCAACGACATCACGGGCCTGATCGGGCAGTACGCCCACGGCAACGAACCCAGCCACCACATCACTTACCTCTACGCCTACGCCGGACAGCCCTGGAAAACCGCCGACAAAGTCCGCTACATCATGGACTCGCTTTATTCAGCCCGCCCCGACGGGCTGTGTGGCAACGAAGACGTTGGTCAGATGTCGGCCTGGTACGTACTGTCTGCAATGGGCTTTTACCCGGTCAACCCGGCCAACGGGGCTTACGTATTTGGCAGCCCCCTCTTCGACGCCGTCACGCTGAGCCTGCCCGGCAATAAGTCGTTTTCGATCAACGTACGGAACAACAGCACGAAAAACCGGTATATCAAGGCAATGACGCTGAACGGTAAGCCGTACGCCCGCTCGTACATCCACCATCAGGACTTACTCAACGGTGGCACGCTGGTAATCGACATGAGCGACAAACCCAGCACTACCTGGGGCACCGCCCCCACCGACCGCCCGAGATCGGTTTATTAG
- a CDS encoding ASCH domain-containing protein, which yields MPSINTEQRVLSIVIKKEWFDQIADGTKNEEYRDFTPHWQSRLLNSDDEYREFDVVEFINGYNKNAPRLVVEWKGTEVVMFDDATDNSDNPDDYQFVISLGKVLKRTNC from the coding sequence ATGCCATCTATAAATACCGAGCAACGCGTTTTATCGATTGTTATTAAGAAAGAATGGTTCGATCAGATTGCAGATGGGACGAAGAATGAAGAGTATCGCGATTTTACACCCCACTGGCAAAGCCGGTTGCTGAACTCCGACGATGAGTACCGTGAGTTTGATGTCGTTGAGTTTATCAATGGCTACAACAAAAATGCACCCCGGTTAGTGGTTGAATGGAAAGGGACGGAAGTTGTTATGTTTGACGATGCGACCGACAACTCAGATAATCCGGACGATTACCAGTTTGTCATTAGCCTGGGTAAAGTGCTGAAACGGACTAATTGCTAA
- a CDS encoding PIN domain-containing protein: protein MSTDILEEYEEKLTEFYGATFANAVLTELLKLAAIQRVSPTFFWRMIHKDHDDDKFIDAYVAANAVYLVSEDSHYQGIFTVDFPLVQWMRFVNFTNWLRGKPALLQRKKQKQNQ, encoded by the coding sequence GTGTCGACCGATATTCTGGAAGAGTACGAAGAGAAGTTGACGGAATTTTACGGGGCTACGTTTGCCAATGCTGTGTTGACAGAGCTGCTGAAACTTGCTGCTATTCAACGAGTTTCGCCGACCTTTTTCTGGCGCATGATCCACAAAGATCATGACGATGATAAATTCATCGATGCCTATGTTGCTGCGAACGCAGTTTATTTAGTCAGTGAGGACAGCCATTACCAAGGCATCTTTACTGTTGACTTTCCACTTGTTCAGTGGATGCGGTTTGTCAATTTTACGAACTGGCTGCGCGGAAAACCGGCTCTGTTACAGAGGAAGAAGCAGAAGCAAAATCAGTGA
- a CDS encoding PAS domain-containing protein produces MIPADTNSTTEQQTQRPRPEGNRPYPALSYEIFLLMHAQDRARRSEETLFQRLGNIFDWQLSRRQQQQYAQKLKTGFTLVLTDAARSIIWTSNSFLSMTGYSNSEVVGKTPKMLHGPATNPAVVQQIRESLHRRKPVKAELLNYRKNGDTYMCQIEINPLYDGQGELTHFLAVEKEIA; encoded by the coding sequence ATGATACCTGCCGATACCAATTCAACTACCGAGCAACAAACCCAACGGCCACGTCCGGAAGGAAATCGCCCTTATCCGGCTCTTAGCTACGAAATATTTTTGCTGATGCACGCACAGGATCGTGCCCGCCGGTCAGAAGAAACGCTGTTTCAGCGGCTCGGCAACATCTTCGACTGGCAGTTAAGTCGGCGGCAGCAGCAGCAGTATGCGCAGAAACTAAAAACCGGCTTTACACTTGTATTGACCGATGCGGCCAGATCAATCATCTGGACGAGTAACAGCTTTCTGTCGATGACAGGGTACAGTAACAGTGAAGTTGTTGGCAAAACGCCCAAAATGCTGCATGGCCCGGCCACGAATCCGGCAGTGGTGCAGCAAATTCGCGAATCGCTTCACCGCAGAAAACCCGTAAAAGCCGAGTTGCTCAATTACCGTAAGAACGGAGACACCTACATGTGTCAGATTGAAATTAATCCGCTCTACGACGGTCAGGGAGAATTGACCCACTTTCTGGCTGTCGAGAAAGAAATAGCGTAA
- a CDS encoding alpha/beta fold hydrolase, with protein MNRFFRLLGWLLAGTLVLAIGSVIVAWLLDFRQTDQELADEFAGQSVRPTIHHYRVDVPGPEPDRSIRFMETPARSIGGKALPVVLFIHGAPSSLSFFNGFFKDTTLLDRAQLVAVDRPGYGYSDFGRVETSVIKQAQFLQPLIDRYKKASHLIIVGSSYGGSVSARLAMNNPDQVDHVVFVSSALGPGLERTYPISYLVDRPLLHWGIPPLLRLANDEKMAHYQALRAILPDWPRIRAKITMLHGQRDELVYPTNVSFAKKHLVNAPIKQFLLPESRHDIVMNKREYIAEILLDILTHLQVRPDGKAGGLVQR; from the coding sequence ATGAACCGGTTTTTCCGCCTGCTGGGCTGGCTTCTGGCGGGTACATTAGTATTGGCAATTGGATCCGTTATCGTAGCCTGGCTCCTCGATTTTAGACAAACCGATCAGGAGTTAGCCGACGAATTTGCTGGTCAGTCAGTTCGGCCAACAATTCATCATTATCGGGTCGATGTACCCGGCCCGGAACCCGACCGATCGATTCGGTTCATGGAAACCCCGGCCCGATCGATAGGTGGCAAAGCGCTGCCCGTCGTGCTGTTTATTCATGGCGCGCCGAGTTCGCTCTCGTTCTTCAACGGCTTTTTCAAAGACACAACCCTGCTCGACCGGGCGCAGCTCGTGGCTGTCGATCGGCCGGGCTACGGCTATTCAGACTTTGGCCGGGTTGAAACGTCGGTTATCAAGCAGGCTCAGTTTTTACAACCGCTGATCGATCGGTACAAAAAAGCCTCGCACCTGATTATCGTTGGTTCGTCGTACGGCGGATCGGTATCAGCGCGGCTGGCTATGAACAACCCTGATCAGGTCGATCACGTTGTCTTTGTTTCATCGGCGCTGGGCCCCGGACTGGAACGAACGTACCCGATCAGTTATCTGGTCGATCGGCCGCTGCTGCACTGGGGAATTCCACCGCTGCTTCGGCTAGCAAACGACGAGAAAATGGCGCACTACCAGGCGCTACGGGCTATCCTGCCCGACTGGCCCCGCATCCGGGCCAAAATTACGATGCTGCATGGCCAGCGCGATGAACTGGTGTACCCCACCAACGTCTCATTCGCCAAGAAACATCTGGTCAATGCGCCCATCAAGCAATTCCTGCTGCCCGAAAGCCGACACGACATTGTTATGAACAAGCGGGAATATATAGCCGAAATTCTGCTGGATATTCTAACGCACCTGCAAGTCAGGCCAGACGGGAAAGCGGGGGGACTGGTGCAGCGCTAG
- a CDS encoding UbiA prenyltransferase family protein, giving the protein MFTLLRNAYYLSVPVVLGAVLSNRLAARLSDVEPVHWATPVVLALVVFMIYTADRLFDIRKLGRTTPLAELTARHRFHRLNETPLWWAIIVAGLIALVLVFFLPWSVVEFGLILGAVCAAYVGIVFSLPKRHPSLLLKEPLVAVLYAAGVWGSVWVQRPSITGTDITEGLMFTAIAFQNLLLFAVMEELEHAKQADFSLATHWGIATSNTILTVITVVVVGAALTLCFVVDDRFAQRSALIMGLMSLSLYGIQRFPNRFVKNERYRWLGDAVFWFPALVL; this is encoded by the coding sequence TTGTTTACCCTACTTCGCAACGCGTATTATTTGAGTGTACCGGTTGTATTGGGCGCGGTGCTCTCCAACCGGCTGGCGGCCCGCCTGTCCGACGTCGAGCCCGTTCACTGGGCAACGCCGGTTGTGCTGGCTCTGGTTGTTTTTATGATCTACACCGCAGACCGGCTGTTCGATATTCGAAAGCTGGGCCGCACCACCCCGCTTGCCGAACTGACAGCCCGTCACCGTTTTCATCGACTCAACGAAACCCCGCTCTGGTGGGCGATAATCGTTGCCGGACTGATCGCGCTGGTGCTGGTTTTCTTCCTGCCGTGGTCCGTTGTTGAATTCGGGTTGATATTGGGTGCTGTCTGCGCTGCTTACGTGGGTATCGTATTTTCACTCCCCAAACGGCATCCGTCGCTGTTACTGAAAGAACCACTGGTAGCCGTGTTGTATGCTGCCGGAGTGTGGGGCAGCGTGTGGGTGCAGCGGCCGTCGATTACGGGTACCGATATTACCGAAGGGCTGATGTTTACGGCGATTGCGTTTCAGAACCTGCTGCTGTTTGCGGTTATGGAAGAACTGGAACACGCCAAACAGGCTGATTTCTCGCTGGCCACTCACTGGGGGATTGCTACGAGCAACACCATACTGACCGTGATTACGGTAGTAGTCGTTGGTGCGGCACTGACGCTCTGTTTCGTCGTCGATGACCGATTTGCCCAACGGTCGGCGCTGATCATGGGGCTGATGAGCCTGTCGTTGTACGGTATTCAGCGATTCCCGAATCGGTTTGTCAAGAACGAACGATACCGCTGGCTTGGCGATGCCGTGTTCTGGTTTCCGGCACTGGTGCTGTGA